Genomic segment of Pseudomonadota bacterium:
GATTATTCTTTGGCAACGGGCTCCACAAAACCGCCTTTGGTTTTGGACTGGTCTGTGTTTTATTTTCGGCATCGCTATTTTTTCCGGCAGCCTGTATTTGCTGGCCGTCACAGGCTTGCGCTGGCTTGGTGCAATTACTCCTGTGGGTGGCACGTTATTCTTGGTAGCCTGGCTTTTGCTGGCCTACGGTTGTTTGCGTTTGAAGCCCGATGAGTCGATGCGCTGAGAGAGCGGTGGTGTGTTGAATGCGTCAACCCTTACCGACCGAATAACTGTTCGGCCACGCGCGCGATGTATCCACTTCAGCTAATCATTCCGGTCGTCGCTTTGTTACACAGAAGCCCCTCGTTCTGGCATACCCCACTGTCCGCAGAC
This window contains:
- a CDS encoding DUF423 domain-containing protein, whose protein sequence is MNKIAVITAMLGFLAVLLGAFGAHGLQDVLSVDDLDIWQTANQYHFYHVLALLVVIILWQRAPQNRLWFWTGLCFIFGIAIFSGSLYLLAVTGLRWLGAITPVGGTLFLVAWLLLAYGCLRLKPDESMR